The Musa acuminata AAA Group cultivar baxijiao chromosome BXJ2-2, Cavendish_Baxijiao_AAA, whole genome shotgun sequence genome has a segment encoding these proteins:
- the LOC135605109 gene encoding protein CDI-like gives MGSEFPDVAGEEPFCVFIGYDPREDVAYQVCRRSLLRRSSVPLSVHPIRQADLRAACLYWRPRGPTESTEFSFTRFLTPYLAGHRGWALFVDCDFLFLHDPAALFALRDPSFAVMCVHHDYAPSETTKMDGAVQTVYPRKNWSSLVLYNCAHSKNVAALTPDAVSTQSGAFLHRFMWLDDAEIGEIPFVWNFLVGHNKVDPADPDNTAPKAIHYTSGGPWFERYKDCEFADLWINELEESNAEKAAEDEKKGSAKNN, from the coding sequence ATGGGCTCCGAGTTCCCCGACGTGGCCGGAGAGGAGCCCTTCTGTGTGTTCATCGGTTACGACCCCCGTGAGGACGTGGCCTACCAGGTCTGCCGCCGCTCTCTCCTCCGCCGCTCCTCCGTGCCCCTGTCCGTCCACCCCATCCGACAGGCCGACCTCCGCGCCGCCTGCCTCTATTGGCGACCCCGCGGCCCCACCGAGAGCACCGAGTTCTCCTTCACCCGCTTCCTCACCCCCTACCTCGCCGGCCACCGCGGCTGGGCCCTCTTCGTCGACTGCGACTTCCTCTTCCTGCACGACCCCGCCGCTCTCTTCGCCCTCCGTGACCCCAGCTTCGCCGTCATGTGCGTCCACCACGACTACGCCCCTTCCGAGACCACCAAGATGGACGGCGCCGTCCAGACCGTTTACCCCCGCAAAAACTGGTCCTCCCTCGTCCTCTATAACTGCGCCCACAGCAAGAACGTCGCCGCCCTCACCCCCGACGCCGTTAGCACCCAGTCCGGCGCCTTCCTCCACCGCTTCATGTGGCTCGACGATGCCGAGATCGGCGAGATCCCCTTCGTATGGAACTTCCTCGTCGGGCACAACAAGGTCGACCCCGCCGATCCCGACAACACCGCGCCCAAGGCCATCCACTACACCTCCGGCGGGCCTTGGTTCGAGCGCTACAAGGACTGCGAGTTCGCCGACCTCTGGATCAACGAGTTGGAGGAATCGAACGCCGAGAAGGCTGCCGAGGATGAGAAGAAAGGTTCCGCAAAGAATAATTAG